From the Brassica napus cultivar Da-Ae chromosome A8, Da-Ae, whole genome shotgun sequence genome, one window contains:
- the LOC106361144 gene encoding villin-4-like isoform X2 — MSVSMRDLDPAFQGAGQKAGIEVWRIENFSPAPIPKSSIGKFFTGDSYIVLKTTALKSGALRHDIHYWLGKDTSQDEAGTAAVKTVELDAALGGRAVQYREVQGHETEKFLSYFKPCIIPQEGGVASGFKHVEAEEHITRLFVCRGKHVVHVKEVPFARSSLNHDDIYILDTKSKIFQFNGSNSSIQERAKALEVVQYIKDTYHDGTCEVATVEDGRLMADAESGEFWGFFGGFAPLPRKTANDEDKTYNSDITKLFCVEKGQANPVEGDSLKREMLDTSKCYILDCGLEVFVWMGRTTSLDDRKVASGAAEEMIRSSERPKSQMIRIIEGFETVTFRSKFDTWTQETNTTVSEDGRGRVAALLQRQGVNVRGLMKAAPPKEEPQAFIDCTGNLQVWRVNGQEKVLLQAADHSKFYSGDCYVFQYSYPGEEKEEVLIGTWFGKQSVEEERASAVSMASKLVESMKFVPAQARIYEGKEPLQFFVIMQSFIVFKGGISSGYKQYLAEKEVDDDTYNENGLALFRIQGSGPENMQAIQVDPVASSLNSSYCYILHNDSSVFTWIGNLATSTDQELVERQLDLIKPNVQTRAQKEGSESEQFWELLGGKTEYRSQKLTKEPESDPHLFSCSFTKDILKVTEIYNFTQDDLMTEDIFIVDCHSEIFVWVGQEVAPKNKLQALTIGEKFIEKDSLLEKLSPEAPIYVIMEGGEPSFFTRFFTSWDSSKSAMHGNSFQRKLRIVKNGGAPVAEKPKRRTPASYSGRASVPDKSQQRTRSMSFSPERVRVRGRSPAFNALAATFESQNARNLSTPPPVVRKLYPRSVTPDSSKLAPKSSAIASRSALFEQRLKTPPQEQPSVSKPPKASPKTPESPAPESGSKGKEEKKENDKEEEEKSMSSRIGSLTIQEDAKEGVEDEEDLPAHPYERLKTTSSDPVSDIDVTRREAYLSPEEFKEKFGMTKEAFYKLPKWKQNKFKMAVQLF; from the exons ATGTCTGTTTCCATGAGAGATTTGGATCCAGCTTTCCAAGGAGCTGGACAAAAAGC CGGTATTGAGGTATGGCGTATAGAGAATTTCAGCCCTGCACCCATTCCTAAGTCCTCCATTGGGAAGTTTTTCACCGGAGACTCTTACATAGTACTGAAG ACAACGGCGTTGAAATCAGGTGCATTGCGCCATGATATCCATTACTGGCTTGGTAAAGATACCTCTCAG GATGAAGCTGGGACTGCTGCAGTTAAGACGGTTGAATTAGATGCAGCTCTAGGAGGTCGTGCAGTTCAGTATCGGGAAGTTCAAGGCCACGAAACCGAGAAGTTCTTGTCTTATTTTAAGCCATGTATCATACCTCAAGAAGGTGGTGTAGCTTCAGGGTTCAAACACGTGGAAGCTGAAGAGCATATTACCCGCTTGTTCGTCTGCAGAGGAAAGCATGTTGTTCATGTCAAAGAG GTTCCGTTTGCTAGGAGTTCTTTAAACCATGACGATATATACATTCTTGACACAAAGTCCAAGATTTTCCAATTCAATGGATCAAATTCAAGTATCCAAGAGAGAGCAAAAGCATTGGAAGTGGTTCAATACATCAAAGATACTTACCATGATGGCACATGTGAAGTTGCTACCGTTG AGGATGGGAGACTTATGGCTGATGCTGAGAGTGGAGAGTTTTGGGGTTTCTTTGGTGGTTTCGCTCCGTTACCTAGAAAAACAGCTAATGATGAAGACAAAACTTACAACTCAGATATCACAAAACTATTTTG TGTGGAGAAGGGACAAGCAAATCCTGTTGAAGGAGATTCTTTGAAAAGAGAGATGCTGGATACAAGCAAGTGTTACATTCTTGATTGTGGACTCGAAGTGTTTGTTTGGATGGGTAGAACCACATCTCTTGATGATAGAAAAGTTGCGAGTGGAGCAGCTGAA GAAATGATTCGTTCATCTGAACGACCCAAATCGCAAATGATTCGCATAATAGAAGGGTTTGAAACCGTGACATTCAGATCAAAGTTTGATACCTGGACTCAAGAAACTAATACAACCGTGTCAGAGGATGGTAGAGGCAGAGTTGCTG CACTTTTGCAACGACAAGGAGTGAATGTGAGAGGGCTAATGAAAGCTGCTCCACCTAAAGAAGAGCCTCAAGCTTTCATTGATTGCACGGGGAATCTGCAGGTTTGGCGTGTGAATGGTCAGGAAAAGGTTCTCCTTCAAGCTGCTGATCATTCGAAGTTCTACAGTGGAGATTGCTATGTTTTCCAGTATTCTTATCCTggagaagaaaaggaagaagtTCTTATAGGAACTTGGTTCGGCAAGCAAAGTGTGGAG GAAGAAAGAGCTTCTGCAGTCTCTATGGCTAGCAAATTGGTTGAGTCAATGAAGTTTGTGCCAGCCCAA GCTCGCATCTATGAAGGAAAAGAACCTCTTCAGTTCTTTGTGATTATGCAAAGCTTTATAGTTTTCAAG GGTGGTATTAGCAGCGGATATAAGCAATATCTAGCAGAgaaagaagttgatgatgataCATACAATGAGAATGGTCTTGCTCTATTCCGCATTCAAGGGTCTGGTCCGGAGAATATGCAAGCCATACAAGTTGACCCG GTTGCTTCATCATTGAACTCCTCATACTGTTACATACTACATAATGATTCTTCTGTCTTTACTTGGATTGGGAATCTAGCAACCTCAACTGACCAGGAACTCGTTGAGAGACAGCTTGATCTTATTAAG CCAAACGTTCAGACTAGAGCACAAAAGGAAGGTTCAGAATCAGAACAGTTCTGGGAGTTATTAGGAGGCAAAACCGAATATAGGAGCCAAAAGCTCACAAAAGAACCAGAGAGTGACCCTCACTTGTTCTCTTGCTCGTTCACTAAAG acATTCTGAAAGTGACAGAGATCTATAACTTCACTCAAGATGACTTGATGACCGAAGATATATTTATTGTTGACTGTCACTCAGAGATCTTTGTCTGGGTTGGCCAAGAAGTAGCCCCCAAGAACAAGTTGCAAGCTTTAACTATTGGAGAG aaATTCATAGAGAAAGATTCTCTCCTGGAAAAGTTATCCCCTGAAGCTCCTATATATGTGATCATGGAAGGTGGTGAGCCAAGTTTCTTCACCCGGTTTTTCACTTCTTGGGATTCCTCTAAATCAGCT atgcatGGAAACTCATTCCAAAGAAAACTCAGAATTGTCAAAAATGGTGGAGCTCCAGTTGCAGAA AAACCGAAACGGAGAACTCCAGCTTCATATAGTGGACGAGCCAGCGTTCCTGACAAGTCCCAGCAGCGGACGAGAAGCATGTCGTTTAGTCCAGAGAGGGTTCGCGTGAGGGGAAGATCTCCAGCGTTCAATGCACTGGCAGCAACATTTGAGAGCCAAAATGCAAGAAACCTCTCAACTCCTCCGCCAGTAGTTAGAAAACTTTACCCCAGATCTGTCACTCCTGATTCATCAAAGCTTGCTCCCAAGTCTTCAGCCATTGCTTCTCGTAGTGCCCTTTTCGAACAACGGTTAAAAACACCTCCCCAAGAACAACCTTCAGTTTCAAAACCACCCAAAG CGAGCCCGAAGACACCTGAGTCTCCAGCTCCAGAATCCGGCTCAAAAgggaaggaagagaagaaggaaaatgacaaggaggaggaggagaaatcAATGAGCAGCAGGATAGGATCTCTGACGATTCAAGAAGATGCTAAAGAAGGagtggaagatgaagaagacttACCAGCTCACCCATATGAACGTCTCAAGACAACTTCATCTGATCCTGTCTCAGACATTGATGTAACAAGGAGAGAG GCTTACCTTTCACCAGAGGAGTTCAAAGAGAAGTTTGGTATGACTAAAGAAGCTTTCTACAAGCTGCCTaaatggaaacaaaacaaattcaagATGGCTGTTCAACTCTTTTGA
- the LOC106361144 gene encoding villin-4-like isoform X1, with protein MSVSMRDLDPAFQGAGQKAGIEVWRIENFSPAPIPKSSIGKFFTGDSYIVLKTTALKSGALRHDIHYWLGKDTSQDEAGTAAVKTVELDAALGGRAVQYREVQGHETEKFLSYFKPCIIPQEGGVASGFKHVEAEEHITRLFVCRGKHVVHVKEVPFARSSLNHDDIYILDTKSKIFQFNGSNSSIQERAKALEVVQYIKDTYHDGTCEVATVEDGRLMADAESGEFWGFFGGFAPLPRKTANDEDKTYNSDITKLFCVEKGQANPVEGDSLKREMLDTSKCYILDCGLEVFVWMGRTTSLDDRKVASGAAEVSFFLLYQIKRNSYNLFVDVRRIMQEMIRSSERPKSQMIRIIEGFETVTFRSKFDTWTQETNTTVSEDGRGRVAALLQRQGVNVRGLMKAAPPKEEPQAFIDCTGNLQVWRVNGQEKVLLQAADHSKFYSGDCYVFQYSYPGEEKEEVLIGTWFGKQSVEEERASAVSMASKLVESMKFVPAQARIYEGKEPLQFFVIMQSFIVFKGGISSGYKQYLAEKEVDDDTYNENGLALFRIQGSGPENMQAIQVDPVASSLNSSYCYILHNDSSVFTWIGNLATSTDQELVERQLDLIKPNVQTRAQKEGSESEQFWELLGGKTEYRSQKLTKEPESDPHLFSCSFTKDILKVTEIYNFTQDDLMTEDIFIVDCHSEIFVWVGQEVAPKNKLQALTIGEKFIEKDSLLEKLSPEAPIYVIMEGGEPSFFTRFFTSWDSSKSAMHGNSFQRKLRIVKNGGAPVAEKPKRRTPASYSGRASVPDKSQQRTRSMSFSPERVRVRGRSPAFNALAATFESQNARNLSTPPPVVRKLYPRSVTPDSSKLAPKSSAIASRSALFEQRLKTPPQEQPSVSKPPKASPKTPESPAPESGSKGKEEKKENDKEEEEKSMSSRIGSLTIQEDAKEGVEDEEDLPAHPYERLKTTSSDPVSDIDVTRREAYLSPEEFKEKFGMTKEAFYKLPKWKQNKFKMAVQLF; from the exons ATGTCTGTTTCCATGAGAGATTTGGATCCAGCTTTCCAAGGAGCTGGACAAAAAGC CGGTATTGAGGTATGGCGTATAGAGAATTTCAGCCCTGCACCCATTCCTAAGTCCTCCATTGGGAAGTTTTTCACCGGAGACTCTTACATAGTACTGAAG ACAACGGCGTTGAAATCAGGTGCATTGCGCCATGATATCCATTACTGGCTTGGTAAAGATACCTCTCAG GATGAAGCTGGGACTGCTGCAGTTAAGACGGTTGAATTAGATGCAGCTCTAGGAGGTCGTGCAGTTCAGTATCGGGAAGTTCAAGGCCACGAAACCGAGAAGTTCTTGTCTTATTTTAAGCCATGTATCATACCTCAAGAAGGTGGTGTAGCTTCAGGGTTCAAACACGTGGAAGCTGAAGAGCATATTACCCGCTTGTTCGTCTGCAGAGGAAAGCATGTTGTTCATGTCAAAGAG GTTCCGTTTGCTAGGAGTTCTTTAAACCATGACGATATATACATTCTTGACACAAAGTCCAAGATTTTCCAATTCAATGGATCAAATTCAAGTATCCAAGAGAGAGCAAAAGCATTGGAAGTGGTTCAATACATCAAAGATACTTACCATGATGGCACATGTGAAGTTGCTACCGTTG AGGATGGGAGACTTATGGCTGATGCTGAGAGTGGAGAGTTTTGGGGTTTCTTTGGTGGTTTCGCTCCGTTACCTAGAAAAACAGCTAATGATGAAGACAAAACTTACAACTCAGATATCACAAAACTATTTTG TGTGGAGAAGGGACAAGCAAATCCTGTTGAAGGAGATTCTTTGAAAAGAGAGATGCTGGATACAAGCAAGTGTTACATTCTTGATTGTGGACTCGAAGTGTTTGTTTGGATGGGTAGAACCACATCTCTTGATGATAGAAAAGTTGCGAGTGGAGCAGCTGAAgtaagtttttttcttctttaccaAATCAAAAGAAACTCTTACAATCTTTTTGTTGATGTTAGAAGAATCATGCAGGAAATGATTCGTTCATCTGAACGACCCAAATCGCAAATGATTCGCATAATAGAAGGGTTTGAAACCGTGACATTCAGATCAAAGTTTGATACCTGGACTCAAGAAACTAATACAACCGTGTCAGAGGATGGTAGAGGCAGAGTTGCTG CACTTTTGCAACGACAAGGAGTGAATGTGAGAGGGCTAATGAAAGCTGCTCCACCTAAAGAAGAGCCTCAAGCTTTCATTGATTGCACGGGGAATCTGCAGGTTTGGCGTGTGAATGGTCAGGAAAAGGTTCTCCTTCAAGCTGCTGATCATTCGAAGTTCTACAGTGGAGATTGCTATGTTTTCCAGTATTCTTATCCTggagaagaaaaggaagaagtTCTTATAGGAACTTGGTTCGGCAAGCAAAGTGTGGAG GAAGAAAGAGCTTCTGCAGTCTCTATGGCTAGCAAATTGGTTGAGTCAATGAAGTTTGTGCCAGCCCAA GCTCGCATCTATGAAGGAAAAGAACCTCTTCAGTTCTTTGTGATTATGCAAAGCTTTATAGTTTTCAAG GGTGGTATTAGCAGCGGATATAAGCAATATCTAGCAGAgaaagaagttgatgatgataCATACAATGAGAATGGTCTTGCTCTATTCCGCATTCAAGGGTCTGGTCCGGAGAATATGCAAGCCATACAAGTTGACCCG GTTGCTTCATCATTGAACTCCTCATACTGTTACATACTACATAATGATTCTTCTGTCTTTACTTGGATTGGGAATCTAGCAACCTCAACTGACCAGGAACTCGTTGAGAGACAGCTTGATCTTATTAAG CCAAACGTTCAGACTAGAGCACAAAAGGAAGGTTCAGAATCAGAACAGTTCTGGGAGTTATTAGGAGGCAAAACCGAATATAGGAGCCAAAAGCTCACAAAAGAACCAGAGAGTGACCCTCACTTGTTCTCTTGCTCGTTCACTAAAG acATTCTGAAAGTGACAGAGATCTATAACTTCACTCAAGATGACTTGATGACCGAAGATATATTTATTGTTGACTGTCACTCAGAGATCTTTGTCTGGGTTGGCCAAGAAGTAGCCCCCAAGAACAAGTTGCAAGCTTTAACTATTGGAGAG aaATTCATAGAGAAAGATTCTCTCCTGGAAAAGTTATCCCCTGAAGCTCCTATATATGTGATCATGGAAGGTGGTGAGCCAAGTTTCTTCACCCGGTTTTTCACTTCTTGGGATTCCTCTAAATCAGCT atgcatGGAAACTCATTCCAAAGAAAACTCAGAATTGTCAAAAATGGTGGAGCTCCAGTTGCAGAA AAACCGAAACGGAGAACTCCAGCTTCATATAGTGGACGAGCCAGCGTTCCTGACAAGTCCCAGCAGCGGACGAGAAGCATGTCGTTTAGTCCAGAGAGGGTTCGCGTGAGGGGAAGATCTCCAGCGTTCAATGCACTGGCAGCAACATTTGAGAGCCAAAATGCAAGAAACCTCTCAACTCCTCCGCCAGTAGTTAGAAAACTTTACCCCAGATCTGTCACTCCTGATTCATCAAAGCTTGCTCCCAAGTCTTCAGCCATTGCTTCTCGTAGTGCCCTTTTCGAACAACGGTTAAAAACACCTCCCCAAGAACAACCTTCAGTTTCAAAACCACCCAAAG CGAGCCCGAAGACACCTGAGTCTCCAGCTCCAGAATCCGGCTCAAAAgggaaggaagagaagaaggaaaatgacaaggaggaggaggagaaatcAATGAGCAGCAGGATAGGATCTCTGACGATTCAAGAAGATGCTAAAGAAGGagtggaagatgaagaagacttACCAGCTCACCCATATGAACGTCTCAAGACAACTTCATCTGATCCTGTCTCAGACATTGATGTAACAAGGAGAGAG GCTTACCTTTCACCAGAGGAGTTCAAAGAGAAGTTTGGTATGACTAAAGAAGCTTTCTACAAGCTGCCTaaatggaaacaaaacaaattcaagATGGCTGTTCAACTCTTTTGA